The nucleotide sequence AAATCCCGATTGTATAAACGGCGGCTGTGTTTTTTACAAAAACGATAAAAGCATAAACAACTGCTTTGTCTTTTATAAAGATGATGAACGCTATCTTCACATAAAAAAGATTCTGCACTTAAAAGAAGGTGATGTTTTTAAGGCCGGAATCATAAACGGAAAAATAGGCGAAGCTCTTATCTATCACCTTTCAGAAGAAAAAATCCTTTTTTCTTTTTGCCCGAATAAGCCCGATAAAAACTTAGATAACACAGCTGCCGGTAAAATTGAGAGTGAAACTCTGCCCCTTCCGCCCATAAAAATAATTCTGGGCTTTCCCCGCCCCATTCAGTTGAGGCGTATCCTTCGGGATGCGGCAAGTTTGGGCTTTGCCGAAATCGTACTATGCGGTACGGAATTGGGAGAGCGTTCCTATTTAAAATCGAATCTTTCAAGCCCCGAAGAAATAAAAAAATATCTTTTAGACGGTATCTCGCAAGCCGGCCAGACCTTGCTGCCGGCCTTTTCTTTTTGTAATTCGGTAAAAGAAGTCTTAAAAGATTTAAAGGCCGCCTCGTTCAAAGGCAGCAAGGTACTCCTCGACATAGGCGATTTTCCCTCCCTTTCAACATTTAGAATGACAAAGGGTGAAAGCATTCTTATTGCAATCGGAAGCGAGAGAGGGTGGACTCAAAACGAAAGGGATACTTTTTTTTCCGAAGGTTTTATTTCTTATTCTATGGGAAAGCGCATCTTGCGCACCGAAACAGCCCTTACTTCCGCCTTGTCCGTTCTTCTTGCAAACAACGGTTTTTGGGAATAGGGTCATCTTCCGCCCCTATATTTTTTCTTAAAAATATGATATACTCCCCAAAATATCGTTCGGAGGGTATCTCATGGAATTGAAAGAAAACAAGTTTGAACAAATAAAATATTTATTATCCGAAAAACGGTATATTGAAGTACAGCGGACATTGGCCGAGTTAAACGAAGTCGATATAGCCGAATTCCTTGAAGCCGAGTCTGCACAAAATGCCATTCTTATGTTCCGAATGCTGCCTAAAAGCATGGCAGCCGAAGTTTTTACCCTTTTACCCACAGAACAGCAAAGCCGTTTTATAGCCGCCGCTACCGATAAGGAGCTTGTTTCAATATTGGATGAAATCTTCTTAGACGATATGGTAGACATTGTTGAAGAAATGCCCGCAAATGTCGTCAAAAAAATCCTAAAAAATACGGGCAAGGAAGAGCGGATGCTCATCAACCAATTTTTAAAATATC is from Treponema denticola and encodes:
- a CDS encoding 16S rRNA (uracil(1498)-N(3))-methyltransferase; its protein translation is MNIVLFSDDDCINPDCINGGCVFYKNDKSINNCFVFYKDDERYLHIKKILHLKEGDVFKAGIINGKIGEALIYHLSEEKILFSFCPNKPDKNLDNTAAGKIESETLPLPPIKIILGFPRPIQLRRILRDAASLGFAEIVLCGTELGERSYLKSNLSSPEEIKKYLLDGISQAGQTLLPAFSFCNSVKEVLKDLKAASFKGSKVLLDIGDFPSLSTFRMTKGESILIAIGSERGWTQNERDTFFSEGFISYSMGKRILRTETALTSALSVLLANNGFWE